The following proteins are co-located in the Doryrhamphus excisus isolate RoL2022-K1 chromosome 3, RoL_Dexc_1.0, whole genome shotgun sequence genome:
- the arhgef11 gene encoding rho guanine nucleotide exchange factor 11 isoform X3: MSLRQPTSTLDRLSSLTIGDSERKSSQVAQHREPQTDVPNESGGAGLVHRCVVVQKDQLGFGFTVCGERVKLVQNVRAGGAAVKAGVQEGDRIIKVNGSLVSSMTHQEVVKLIKSGTYVALTLQGPPPSATSLPLEPLLADLTPNQSTLPGVDAPPPAPSLSGLSGIPSQRITGPKPLQDPQVQRHASQILRKMLEQEEMELQVLMQEQSRNPSSSLEERIESAKRRAQQVRVKLQQDVEGMQSKSVCSYIMAGEAVRLSLDSNDGDGEALDSPHCSPLSSIQSLLPRQQSSDIHNPFDSSEKVQIIGPEEEDEEEDSYTFNEMDGPFQDIELLKSRPAHMTVFMRYVFTQLLDPNPLLFYLMVEVYLSSAPKDARSLAPQICSHFLDPDAPLKIKVPEEYLADIESRLHAQEDIRGPLSELQQHVLPDIQDQIADYRSKQMMGLGALFGEGDLLLLDGDPLKERQVVDRQVTALWEILSKHVEDRSSPLASAVLLYLRHAGVKLRDSKVFPGLNSEKEKWLMFLKSKKLSGTKKEKDGEDKKRNPILKYIGKPRSTSQSTFHVPLSPTEVRPGSVRNIIQQFENHSETGAEDGGNSQIPSSSSWGDDGVDSPSVPVRLARSESLKAQGEGRRRGITSGGESVPRSRSDVDMEDPGEEREVPGLRLLQHSASSSVSGSSARSLENPTPPFTPRSVRRSTESPLALLPDEEEACEGQNWQETVQAQLIATLSPREVERQAVIYELFTTEASHMRILAVLDQIFFQKMRAVLSSDELACIFPNLPQVYELHASLFESMKKRRESLIVQDIGDVMLARFEGTAGEEFQEQVSQLCRQQSQALELIKNKQRKDPRFAHIVQECEASRHCRRLQLRDLLVSEMQRLTKYPLLLDNIIKHTEAASTDLPALQQAQVCCRGILQAVNEVIRETEHQQRLSQYQRRLDTSPLFKSLDLSTKKMIHEGPLVWKVGKDKQLDIQALLLSDCLLLLQRGPDERLQLRPPSRWLGGGGGGAGGDSKTSFSPLIKLDSLLVRSVATDNKALYVICATERQIYELVAGTASEKNIWKDLLEKAIAAAATCSPATNHGSAAMTSPSVGSMSPVPQNPPYPENTMRLQSDSQTCGEGGVAGVAQAALKDVETLRKLILLDLRDDASCHASLDTPIERSWLSGHHGEVELHGGAQVVRKAVVAGSSSSVFNYVTDDVTMASEQSSLPSRPTVPGNIFYLVLPTQQGESATDDVEDSRASEALQQCHVVKNVEEIFSVMENLMSKLRQLKDIEKEHHKLLTSLREPAVDHEEDRASCSATVSRTPSLERGSADGNEESPPQPKIQSTGF; this comes from the exons ATGAGTCTACGCCAGCCCACATCCACCCTTGATAG GCTCAGTAGTCTCACCATCGGAGACTCGGAGCGCAAGTCCTCTCAAGTCGCCCAGCACAGGGAGCCACAAACCGACGTCCCAAATGAGAGTGGGG GCGCCGGCCTTGTCCACCGGTGTGTGGTGGTGCAGAAGGACCAGTTGGGTTTCGGTTTCACAGTGTGCGGAGAGCGTGTGAAGCTTGTGCAGAACGTGCGAGCAG GCGGTGCAGCTGTCAAAGCCGGAGTCCAGGAAGGAGACCGAATCATCAAG GTGAACGGCTCGCTCGTGTCTTCCATGACACACCAGGAGGTGGTGAAGCTCATCAAAT CTGGAACCTACGTAGCGCTCACACTACAAGGGCCGCCGCCTTCAGCGACCTCCTTGCCTCTGGAGCCCCTCCTTGCTGACCTCACACCCAATCAGAGTACATTACCGGGTGTGGATGCTCCACCCCCTGCGCCTTCACTTTCAGGACTAAGCGGCATCCCTTCCCAAAGAATCACTGGACCCAAGCCACTCCAG GACCCACAGGTGCAGAGGCATGCCTCTCAGATACTCAGGAAAATGTTGGAACAAGAAGAGATGGAactgcag GTCTTGATGCAGGAGCAGTCGCGGAACCCGTCGTCATCTTTGGAGGAACGGATTGAAAGTGCCAAAAGGAGAGCTCAGCAAGTGCGCGTCAAGCTCCAGCAGGACGTG GAGGGAATGCAGTCGAAAAGTGTGTGCAGCTACATCATGGCGGGCGAAG CAGTACGCTTGTCGCTGGACTCGAATGACGGAGACGGTGAG GCCCTTGACAGTCCCCACTGCTCCCCCTTGTCCTCCATTCAGAGCCTTCTACCCAGACAGCAGAGCTCAGATATACACAACCCGTTTGATTCG AGCGAGAAGGTCCAGATCATCGGgccagaggaggaggatgaagaagaggacAGCTACACCTTCAACGAG ATGGATGGCCCTTTCCAAGACATTGAGCTGCTGAAGTCGCGGCCCGCCCACATGACAGTTTTTATGAGATACGTCTTCACTCAGCTGCTGGACCCAAACCCGCTG CTGTTCTACCTGATGGTGGAGGTGTACCTGAGCTCCGCCCCCAAAGATGCTCGCTCACTCGCACCGCAGATTTGCTCCCATTTCCTGGATCCGGATGCC CCTTTGAAGATCAAAGTGCCAGAAGAGTACCTTGCAGACATCG AGAGCCGCCTGCATGCTCAAGAGGACATCCGCGGGCCGCTGTCCGAGCTGCAGCAGCATGTGCTCCCCGACATCCAGGATCAGATCGCAGACTACAG GAGCAAGCAGATGATGGGCCTGGGCGCTCTCTTCGGCGAAGGtgacctgctgctgctggacggAGACCCGCTGAAGGAGAGGCAGGTAGTGGACAGGCAGGTCACCGCCTTGTGGGAGATTCT GTCCAAGCACGTAGAGGACAGAAG CTCCCCACTGGCATCAGCCGTGCTTCTGTACCTGCGTCACGCTGGTGTCAAGCTCAGAGACTCAAAGGTGTTCCCTGGTTTGAACTCGGAGAAGGAAAAGTGGCTCATGTTCCTCAAGTCAAAGAAG CTAAGCGGTACAAAGAAGGAGAAAGATGGCGAGGACAAAAAGAGGAATCCCATCCTGAAGTACATCGGGAAACCTCGGAGCACGTCTCAGTCCA CATTCCATGTCCCGTTGTCCCCTACTGAAG TCCGTCCCGGAAGCGTGAGGAACATCATTCAGCAGTTTGAGAACCACTCAGAGACTGGGGCCGAAGATGGTGGCAACTCTCAGATACCGTCGTCAAGCAGCTGGGGGGATGACGGCGTGGACAG tccgAGCGTACCTGTGCGTCTGGCTCGCAGCGAGTCTTTGAAGGCACAGGGAGAAGGTCGGAGGCGAGGCATCACCTCAGGAGGTGAGTCCGTTCCCCGCTCCCGTAGTGACGTGGACATGGAGGACCCCGGTGAGGAGAGGGAGGTCCCTGGACTTAGGCTACTGCAGCACAGCGCTTCGTCGTCTGTTTCTGGCAGCTCCGCCAG GTCTCTAGAGAACCCTACACCGCCGTTCACGCCACGCTCCGTCCGCAG GAGCACTGAGTCTCCTTTGGCGCTGCTGCCGGACGAAGAAGAGGCGTGCGAGGGTCAGAACTGGCAGGAGACGGTGCAGGCTCAACTCATTGCCACGCTAAGCCCAAGGGAAGTGGAGCGTCAGGCCGTCATATACG aGCTCTTCACCACTGAGGCATCCCACATGCGCATACTAGCAGTGCTGGACCAGATCTTCTTCCAGAAGATGAGAGCAGTGCTCAGCTCTGATGAGCTGGCCTGCATCTTTCCCAACCTGCCACAAGTCTACGAGCTGCATG CCAGCCTGTTCGAGTCCATGAAAAAGCGGCGGGAGTCTCTCATCGTTCAAGATATTGGTGATGTCATGTTGGCCAGG TTTGAGGGCACAGCCGGCGAGGAGTTTCAAGAGCAGGTGTCACAGTTGTGCAGGCAGCAGTCTCAGGCGCTGGAGCTCATCAAGAACAAGCAACGCAAAGACCCACGCTTCGCCCACATCGTCCAG GAGTGCGAGGCGAGTCGTCACTGTCGTCGGCTGCAGCTCAGAGACCTACTGGTGTCTGAAATGCAGAGACTGACCAAATACCCGCTTCTTCTGGACAACATCATCAAGCACACGGAGG CTGCCTCCACTGACCTCCCTGCCCTCCAGCAAGCGCAGGTCTGTTGCAGAGGAATCCTGCAAGCCGTGAACGAGGTCATCAGGGAGACTGAACATCAGCAGCGTCTGAGCCAGTACCAACGCAGACTGGATACTTCTCCGCTCTTCAAG agtctggACCTCAGCACCAAGAAAATGATCCACGAGGGACCGCTGGTCTGGAAAGTCGGCAAGGACAAGCAGTTGG ACATTCAAGCCCTGCTGCTGTCAGACTGCCTGCTGTTGCTGCAGCGCGGCCCAGACGAGCGTCTGCAGCTGCGACCCCCTTCTCGCTGGCttggcggtggcggcggtggcgcAGGCGGAGACAGCAAGACATCCTTCAGCCCGCTGATCAAGTTGGACTCGCTGCTGGTGCGCTCAGTCGCCACAG ACAATAAAGCACTCTATGTTATCTGTGCCACCGAGAGGCAGATCTACGAGCTGGTGGCAGGGACGGCGTCTGAGAAGAACAT CTGGAAGGACTTATTAGAAAAAGCtatcgccgccgccgccacctgcTCCCCTGCCACCAATCATGGCTCAGCGGCCATGAC TTCTCCAAGTGTCGGCAGCATGTCCCCTGTACCCCAAAATCCTCCATATCCag AAAACACCATGAGGTTGCAATCCGACAGCCAGACCTGTGGTGAAGGAGGCGTAGCGGGCGTGGCACAGGCTGCATTGAAGGACG TGGAAACGCTGCGAAAGCTCATCTTACTCGACCTGCGCGATGACGCCTCGTGCCACGCCTCCCTCGACACGCCTATTGAAAGGAGCTGGTTGAGTGGCCATCACGGGGAGGTGGAGCTACATGGTGGCGCTCAGGTTGTAAGAAAAG CTGTGGTGGCGGGCTCTTCTTCCTCTGTCTTTAATTACGTTACAGATGATGTCACGATGGCATCTGAGCAGTCTTCGCTGCCAAGCCGGCCCACCGTGCCCG GAAACATCTTCTACCTGGTCTTGCCCACTCAGCAAGGAGAGAGTGCGACTGACGACGTGGAGGACAGCCGTGCGTCGGAGGCTTTGCAGCAGTGCCACGTGGTCAAAAATGTGGAGGAGATATTCAGCGTCATGGAAAACTTAATGAGCAAGCTGCGGCAGTTGAAG GACATCGAGAAGGAGCATCACAAACTGCTAACATCGCTCAGAGAGCCAGCAGTCGATCATGAAGAAGACCGAGCGTCCTGTTCTGCCACAGTCTCCAGGACGCCATCTCTGGAGCGTGGCTCGGCAGACG GCAACGAAGAAAGCCCCCCGCAGCCCAAGATACAGTCCACTGGATTCTGA
- the arhgef11 gene encoding rho guanine nucleotide exchange factor 11 isoform X7, with the protein MSLRQPTSTLDSPFAAWLSSLTIGDSERKSSQVAQHREPQTDVPNESGGAGLVHRCVVVQKDQLGFGFTVCGERVKLVQNVRAGGAAVKAGVQEGDRIIKVNGSLVSSMTHQEVVKLIKSGTYVALTLQGPPPSATSLPLEPLLADLTPNQSTLPGVDAPPPAPSLSGLSGIPSQRITGPKPLQDPQVQRHASQILRKMLEQEEMELQVLMQEQSRNPSSSLEERIESAKRRAQQVRVKLQQDVEGMQSKSVCSYIMAGEAVRLSLDSNDGDGEALDSPHCSPLSSIQSLLPRQQSSDIHNPFDSSEKVQIIGPEEEDEEEDSYTFNEMDGPFQDIELLKSRPAHMTVFMRYVFTQLLDPNPLLFYLMVEVYLSSAPKDARSLAPQICSHFLDPDAPLKIKVPEEYLADIESRLHAQEDIRGPLSELQQHVLPDIQDQIADYRSKQMMGLGALFGEGDLLLLDGDPLKERQVVDRQVTALWEILSKHVEDRSSPLASAVLLYLRHAGVKLRDSKVFPGLNSEKEKWLMFLKSKKLSGTKKEKDGEDKKRNPILKYIGKPRSTSQSTFHVPLSPTEVRPGSVRNIIQQFENHSETGAEDGGNSQIPSSSSWGDDGVDSPSVPVRLARSESLKAQGEGRRRGITSGGESVPRSRSDVDMEDPGEEREVPGLRLLQHSASSSVSGSSARSLENPTPPFTPRSVRRSTESPLALLPDEEEACEGQNWQETVQAQLIATLSPREVERQAVIYELFTTEASHMRILAVLDQIFFQKMRAVLSSDELACIFPNLPQVYELHASLFESMKKRRESLIVQDIGDVMLARFEGTAGEEFQEQVSQLCRQQSQALELIKNKQRKDPRFAHIVQECEASRHCRRLQLRDLLVSEMQRLTKYPLLLDNIIKHTEAASTDLPALQQAQVCCRGILQAVNEVIRETEHQQRLSQYQRRLDTSPLFKSLDLSTKKMIHEGPLVWKVGKDKQLDIQALLLSDCLLLLQRGPDERLQLRPPSRWLGGGGGGAGGDSKTSFSPLIKLDSLLVRSVATDNKALYVICATERQIYELVAGTASEKNIWKDLLEKAIAAAATCSPATNHGSAAMTSPSVGSMSPVPQNPPYPENTMRLQSDSQTCGEGGVAGVAQAALKDVETLRKLILLDLRDDASCHASLDTPIERSWLSGHHGEVELHGGAQVVRKDDVTMASEQSSLPSRPTVPGNIFYLVLPTQQGESATDDVEDSRASEALQQCHVVKNVEEIFSVMENLMSKLRQLKDIEKEHHKLLTSLREPAVDHEEDRASCSATVSRTPSLERGSADGNEESPPQPKIQSTGF; encoded by the exons ATGAGTCTACGCCAGCCCACATCCACCCTTGATAG CCCCTTCGCCGCTTG GCTCAGTAGTCTCACCATCGGAGACTCGGAGCGCAAGTCCTCTCAAGTCGCCCAGCACAGGGAGCCACAAACCGACGTCCCAAATGAGAGTGGGG GCGCCGGCCTTGTCCACCGGTGTGTGGTGGTGCAGAAGGACCAGTTGGGTTTCGGTTTCACAGTGTGCGGAGAGCGTGTGAAGCTTGTGCAGAACGTGCGAGCAG GCGGTGCAGCTGTCAAAGCCGGAGTCCAGGAAGGAGACCGAATCATCAAG GTGAACGGCTCGCTCGTGTCTTCCATGACACACCAGGAGGTGGTGAAGCTCATCAAAT CTGGAACCTACGTAGCGCTCACACTACAAGGGCCGCCGCCTTCAGCGACCTCCTTGCCTCTGGAGCCCCTCCTTGCTGACCTCACACCCAATCAGAGTACATTACCGGGTGTGGATGCTCCACCCCCTGCGCCTTCACTTTCAGGACTAAGCGGCATCCCTTCCCAAAGAATCACTGGACCCAAGCCACTCCAG GACCCACAGGTGCAGAGGCATGCCTCTCAGATACTCAGGAAAATGTTGGAACAAGAAGAGATGGAactgcag GTCTTGATGCAGGAGCAGTCGCGGAACCCGTCGTCATCTTTGGAGGAACGGATTGAAAGTGCCAAAAGGAGAGCTCAGCAAGTGCGCGTCAAGCTCCAGCAGGACGTG GAGGGAATGCAGTCGAAAAGTGTGTGCAGCTACATCATGGCGGGCGAAG CAGTACGCTTGTCGCTGGACTCGAATGACGGAGACGGTGAG GCCCTTGACAGTCCCCACTGCTCCCCCTTGTCCTCCATTCAGAGCCTTCTACCCAGACAGCAGAGCTCAGATATACACAACCCGTTTGATTCG AGCGAGAAGGTCCAGATCATCGGgccagaggaggaggatgaagaagaggacAGCTACACCTTCAACGAG ATGGATGGCCCTTTCCAAGACATTGAGCTGCTGAAGTCGCGGCCCGCCCACATGACAGTTTTTATGAGATACGTCTTCACTCAGCTGCTGGACCCAAACCCGCTG CTGTTCTACCTGATGGTGGAGGTGTACCTGAGCTCCGCCCCCAAAGATGCTCGCTCACTCGCACCGCAGATTTGCTCCCATTTCCTGGATCCGGATGCC CCTTTGAAGATCAAAGTGCCAGAAGAGTACCTTGCAGACATCG AGAGCCGCCTGCATGCTCAAGAGGACATCCGCGGGCCGCTGTCCGAGCTGCAGCAGCATGTGCTCCCCGACATCCAGGATCAGATCGCAGACTACAG GAGCAAGCAGATGATGGGCCTGGGCGCTCTCTTCGGCGAAGGtgacctgctgctgctggacggAGACCCGCTGAAGGAGAGGCAGGTAGTGGACAGGCAGGTCACCGCCTTGTGGGAGATTCT GTCCAAGCACGTAGAGGACAGAAG CTCCCCACTGGCATCAGCCGTGCTTCTGTACCTGCGTCACGCTGGTGTCAAGCTCAGAGACTCAAAGGTGTTCCCTGGTTTGAACTCGGAGAAGGAAAAGTGGCTCATGTTCCTCAAGTCAAAGAAG CTAAGCGGTACAAAGAAGGAGAAAGATGGCGAGGACAAAAAGAGGAATCCCATCCTGAAGTACATCGGGAAACCTCGGAGCACGTCTCAGTCCA CATTCCATGTCCCGTTGTCCCCTACTGAAG TCCGTCCCGGAAGCGTGAGGAACATCATTCAGCAGTTTGAGAACCACTCAGAGACTGGGGCCGAAGATGGTGGCAACTCTCAGATACCGTCGTCAAGCAGCTGGGGGGATGACGGCGTGGACAG tccgAGCGTACCTGTGCGTCTGGCTCGCAGCGAGTCTTTGAAGGCACAGGGAGAAGGTCGGAGGCGAGGCATCACCTCAGGAGGTGAGTCCGTTCCCCGCTCCCGTAGTGACGTGGACATGGAGGACCCCGGTGAGGAGAGGGAGGTCCCTGGACTTAGGCTACTGCAGCACAGCGCTTCGTCGTCTGTTTCTGGCAGCTCCGCCAG GTCTCTAGAGAACCCTACACCGCCGTTCACGCCACGCTCCGTCCGCAG GAGCACTGAGTCTCCTTTGGCGCTGCTGCCGGACGAAGAAGAGGCGTGCGAGGGTCAGAACTGGCAGGAGACGGTGCAGGCTCAACTCATTGCCACGCTAAGCCCAAGGGAAGTGGAGCGTCAGGCCGTCATATACG aGCTCTTCACCACTGAGGCATCCCACATGCGCATACTAGCAGTGCTGGACCAGATCTTCTTCCAGAAGATGAGAGCAGTGCTCAGCTCTGATGAGCTGGCCTGCATCTTTCCCAACCTGCCACAAGTCTACGAGCTGCATG CCAGCCTGTTCGAGTCCATGAAAAAGCGGCGGGAGTCTCTCATCGTTCAAGATATTGGTGATGTCATGTTGGCCAGG TTTGAGGGCACAGCCGGCGAGGAGTTTCAAGAGCAGGTGTCACAGTTGTGCAGGCAGCAGTCTCAGGCGCTGGAGCTCATCAAGAACAAGCAACGCAAAGACCCACGCTTCGCCCACATCGTCCAG GAGTGCGAGGCGAGTCGTCACTGTCGTCGGCTGCAGCTCAGAGACCTACTGGTGTCTGAAATGCAGAGACTGACCAAATACCCGCTTCTTCTGGACAACATCATCAAGCACACGGAGG CTGCCTCCACTGACCTCCCTGCCCTCCAGCAAGCGCAGGTCTGTTGCAGAGGAATCCTGCAAGCCGTGAACGAGGTCATCAGGGAGACTGAACATCAGCAGCGTCTGAGCCAGTACCAACGCAGACTGGATACTTCTCCGCTCTTCAAG agtctggACCTCAGCACCAAGAAAATGATCCACGAGGGACCGCTGGTCTGGAAAGTCGGCAAGGACAAGCAGTTGG ACATTCAAGCCCTGCTGCTGTCAGACTGCCTGCTGTTGCTGCAGCGCGGCCCAGACGAGCGTCTGCAGCTGCGACCCCCTTCTCGCTGGCttggcggtggcggcggtggcgcAGGCGGAGACAGCAAGACATCCTTCAGCCCGCTGATCAAGTTGGACTCGCTGCTGGTGCGCTCAGTCGCCACAG ACAATAAAGCACTCTATGTTATCTGTGCCACCGAGAGGCAGATCTACGAGCTGGTGGCAGGGACGGCGTCTGAGAAGAACAT CTGGAAGGACTTATTAGAAAAAGCtatcgccgccgccgccacctgcTCCCCTGCCACCAATCATGGCTCAGCGGCCATGAC TTCTCCAAGTGTCGGCAGCATGTCCCCTGTACCCCAAAATCCTCCATATCCag AAAACACCATGAGGTTGCAATCCGACAGCCAGACCTGTGGTGAAGGAGGCGTAGCGGGCGTGGCACAGGCTGCATTGAAGGACG TGGAAACGCTGCGAAAGCTCATCTTACTCGACCTGCGCGATGACGCCTCGTGCCACGCCTCCCTCGACACGCCTATTGAAAGGAGCTGGTTGAGTGGCCATCACGGGGAGGTGGAGCTACATGGTGGCGCTCAGGTTGTAAGAAAAG ATGATGTCACGATGGCATCTGAGCAGTCTTCGCTGCCAAGCCGGCCCACCGTGCCCG GAAACATCTTCTACCTGGTCTTGCCCACTCAGCAAGGAGAGAGTGCGACTGACGACGTGGAGGACAGCCGTGCGTCGGAGGCTTTGCAGCAGTGCCACGTGGTCAAAAATGTGGAGGAGATATTCAGCGTCATGGAAAACTTAATGAGCAAGCTGCGGCAGTTGAAG GACATCGAGAAGGAGCATCACAAACTGCTAACATCGCTCAGAGAGCCAGCAGTCGATCATGAAGAAGACCGAGCGTCCTGTTCTGCCACAGTCTCCAGGACGCCATCTCTGGAGCGTGGCTCGGCAGACG GCAACGAAGAAAGCCCCCCGCAGCCCAAGATACAGTCCACTGGATTCTGA